A DNA window from Spirochaetota bacterium contains the following coding sequences:
- a CDS encoding aminotransferase class V-fold PLP-dependent enzyme yields MIYLDNAATVFPKPEAVLKKMMDTYQAVGVSPGRGDYDLAMTASDLVMDIRGHLCRFFGGDDPERVVFASNASDALNLIIQGMIEPGCHVVSSRLEHNSVLRPLHHFQKQGIITYDLVEFDGQGRIDPEDIARAIKPATRMVIINHASNIIGTIQNVEAIGRVCQNHDVPFILDAAQSAGLAPIRMREWGISALAFTGHKSLMGPSGIGGLVFAGDVDIRTTRFGGTGIDSESLEHTQTYPHRLETGTPNLLGIIGLGAGLEFVEQAGIDTTRIREAALAQRLAQGLSEIPAVRIHGPSGWDDRLGVLMINVNRMVPEDVGAILDGDYGIAVRTGLQCAPLVHRDLNTFPYGGVRFSVGPFNTVSDIDAAISALAEIGKNK; encoded by the coding sequence ATGATATACCTGGATAACGCCGCTACCGTCTTTCCAAAGCCCGAAGCTGTTTTAAAAAAAATGATGGATACCTACCAGGCCGTAGGCGTTTCACCCGGCCGCGGCGATTACGACCTGGCGATGACGGCCTCGGATCTTGTCATGGACATAAGGGGGCATCTCTGCCGGTTTTTCGGGGGCGATGATCCCGAACGCGTGGTATTCGCTTCGAATGCGTCGGATGCGCTCAATTTAATTATCCAGGGAATGATTGAGCCGGGATGTCACGTAGTGAGCTCACGGCTGGAACACAATTCGGTGCTCCGACCCCTGCATCATTTCCAGAAGCAGGGAATCATTACCTATGACCTGGTAGAATTTGACGGACAAGGGCGTATCGATCCCGAGGACATCGCCCGTGCCATAAAGCCGGCAACCAGAATGGTGATCATCAACCACGCGTCCAATATCATCGGAACGATTCAGAATGTGGAAGCGATCGGACGGGTCTGCCAAAATCATGATGTGCCTTTCATCCTCGATGCAGCTCAAAGCGCGGGGCTGGCGCCGATACGCATGCGGGAGTGGGGGATAAGCGCATTGGCCTTCACAGGACACAAGTCGCTGATGGGACCGTCGGGAATCGGCGGGCTTGTGTTTGCCGGTGATGTCGATATCCGGACGACCCGGTTTGGCGGCACCGGTATCGATTCTGAAAGCCTGGAGCACACGCAGACATATCCCCACCGTCTGGAGACCGGGACGCCCAACCTTCTGGGAATCATCGGCCTGGGAGCCGGTTTGGAATTCGTGGAACAGGCCGGCATCGATACCACCCGGATCCGGGAAGCCGCTCTGGCGCAAAGATTGGCCCAGGGTCTATCGGAAATCCCCGCCGTCCGAATACACGGTCCCTCCGGGTGGGACGACCGGTTGGGGGTGCTCATGATAAATGTCAACAGGATGGTGCCTGAGGATGTGGGCGCCATTCTTGACGGCGACTACGGCATTGCCGTCCGGACCGGGCTGCAATGCGCACCATTGGTGCATCGGGACCTGAATACATTCCCGTATGGAGGGGTCCGGTTTAGCGTAGGTCCGTTCAATACAGTCAGCGATATTGATGCAGCCATTTCTGCATTAGCCGAAATCGGCAAGAACAAATAG
- a CDS encoding XdhC/CoxI family protein, with amino-acid sequence MKDLFLACANLLEAGEDVVMITIIDREGSGPRTAGSKMLVRRDGAIVGTIGGGIFEAQATRMAQEVFQSGQAMTREFRFSGSEISGMDMVCGGRAEIFVDVLRSCCPENAAVCRAIGELTCNDLNACLITRIVTGSGSEDCVKLAFIAGNEKPVGMSLTEADREALEPACKGRFPLRVKREEASYLIEPVRLPGTVYIFGAGHVSQKLAYLTPFLDFQTVIVDDRKEYANEKRFPRADRIVVPETMENCMKDLRISRNSYLVIVTRGHAYDAAVLAQALETDAGYIGMIGSKRKRETIYNHLRRSGVQEAALARVHSPIGIDIEAETPEEIAVSIAGELIQKRAGLIDGRV; translated from the coding sequence ATGAAAGATCTATTCCTGGCATGTGCGAATTTATTGGAGGCAGGGGAAGATGTTGTTATGATCACGATAATAGATCGTGAAGGGTCGGGGCCGCGTACCGCCGGAAGTAAAATGCTGGTGCGCCGCGACGGCGCCATAGTCGGCACTATCGGAGGAGGCATTTTTGAAGCCCAGGCGACCCGAATGGCGCAGGAAGTTTTCCAGAGCGGACAGGCGATGACGCGGGAGTTTCGGTTTTCAGGCAGTGAGATAAGCGGCATGGACATGGTTTGCGGGGGCAGGGCCGAGATATTTGTCGACGTGCTGCGGTCCTGTTGCCCCGAGAATGCTGCGGTATGCAGGGCGATTGGCGAATTGACGTGCAATGATTTGAATGCCTGCCTGATCACCAGAATCGTTACGGGTTCGGGAAGCGAGGACTGTGTAAAACTGGCTTTCATTGCCGGGAATGAAAAACCCGTGGGAATGTCGCTGACCGAAGCGGACCGGGAAGCGCTCGAGCCTGCGTGTAAAGGACGTTTTCCCCTGCGGGTGAAGCGGGAAGAAGCATCGTATCTGATCGAGCCCGTTCGCCTTCCCGGAACGGTCTATATATTTGGGGCAGGGCACGTATCACAAAAGCTTGCGTATCTGACCCCTTTCCTTGATTTTCAAACGGTTATAGTGGATGATCGGAAGGAATACGCCAACGAGAAGCGTTTTCCGCGCGCGGATCGAATTGTCGTTCCCGAGACCATGGAAAATTGTATGAAGGACCTGCGCATTTCCAGGAACAGCTACCTTGTCATTGTAACCCGCGGACATGCGTATGATGCGGCTGTTCTTGCCCAGGCCCTTGAGACCGACGCCGGTTATATCGGAATGATCGGCAGCAAGAGAAAACGCGAGACCATATATAATCACCTGCGCCGGTCGGGAGTACAGGAAGCTGCGCTGGCAAGGGTCCATTCCCCGATCGGGATCGATATCGAAGCGGAAACCCCGGAAGAAATTGCGGTCAGCATTGCGGGAGAATTAATTCAGAAAAGGGCGGGACTGATCGATGGCCGGGTTTGA
- a CDS encoding nucleotidyltransferase family protein, with protein MAGFDDHVAAIVLAAGYSSRMGGAFKPLLKLGDYTVVERAVMAHLDAGIRDVRVVTGYRADEVAAAVKHLDIGVVVNRNFEKGMFSSIQAGVATLASTVQAFFIMPVDIPFIEPATIRTILDAHEKHGCGITVPIYRERKGHPPLIAGRYAAEIMKSSAPDGLRGILNSHETEARNVEVDDEAILLDIDTPEDYRRLAGFRERRNIQNEEELKESLGPIWKKYPR; from the coding sequence ATGGCCGGGTTTGACGATCATGTGGCTGCGATCGTTCTCGCGGCAGGATACTCGAGCAGGATGGGAGGAGCCTTCAAGCCGTTATTGAAGCTCGGTGATTATACGGTCGTAGAGCGTGCTGTCATGGCGCACCTCGATGCGGGTATCCGGGACGTCAGGGTAGTAACGGGTTATCGGGCGGATGAAGTCGCAGCGGCGGTTAAACACCTGGATATCGGCGTAGTAGTTAATCGCAATTTTGAAAAGGGAATGTTTTCGTCCATACAGGCAGGTGTTGCGACCCTGGCATCCACGGTACAGGCTTTTTTTATCATGCCGGTTGATATCCCCTTTATCGAACCGGCTACAATTCGAACTATTCTTGATGCCCATGAAAAGCATGGCTGCGGCATCACCGTTCCGATATACAGGGAGAGGAAGGGGCATCCGCCGCTAATCGCCGGCAGATACGCAGCAGAAATAATGAAATCTTCGGCACCGGATGGTTTAAGGGGAATACTAAACAGCCATGAAACCGAGGCACGAAACGTTGAAGTGGACGATGAGGCAATACTTTTAGATATTGACACCCCGGAAGACTATCGACGGCTCGCGGGTTTCAGGGAAAGGAGGAATATTCAAAATGAAGAAGAGTTGAAAGAATCATTGGGTCCAATCTGGAAGAAATACCCTCGATGA
- a CDS encoding aldehyde ferredoxin oxidoreductase produces MQEITGTSNRLLEVDLTAGKFQVSEISTGDREMYLGGKGLGLKLLYDRMPAGIDPLGGDNMIAFMTGVLMGTGAPCSGRFEAVTKSPLTGVMVTASCGGPFGMALKSSGWDGLIVKGMSAKPVYLVIDSKGAHFKDAAKLWGTDTHAAQEAVKADGTGSVVIGPAGENLVRYANVCSGHRFLGRGGIGAVMGSKNLKAVVAKGGEFKVVPKNPAKFEKARKKLNRQINANKVTAGSYRSFGTNANVNLCNAAGLLPVRNFTLGAHGEAHKISGETMDERFAYKYNTCKPCSILCGHKGTIGGKERPIPEYETIGLMGSNLEIFDPVQIAEWNDICSLMGMDTISAGGTIAWVMEAAEKGLYTSSLKFGNPAGVAEALNEIARMRGAGKELAMGSRWLSEKYGGKEFAIHVKGMEMAAYDPRGAFGHGLSYAVANRGACHLSTSLFTIEAFFGMASPKAARGKATMVKFFENAYSAMNSLHICHFTAFAVFLEPPLIKYTPVPALKLMTQNLTPIALAVMDIRVWPALWSSITGIRKGQQGFKKCGERIHVLERYMNTREGISKKDDTLPGRFLHEGRKCDPRGRTVPLEKMLKRYYKTRGYDKNGIPTDRTLRRLGIEKKQEALIK; encoded by the coding sequence ATGCAGGAGATCACGGGAACGAGCAACAGGCTTCTGGAGGTGGACCTCACGGCGGGAAAATTCCAGGTATCGGAGATTTCCACCGGGGACCGGGAGATGTACCTGGGCGGCAAGGGCCTGGGACTCAAGCTCCTGTACGACAGGATGCCCGCGGGAATCGATCCGCTGGGCGGCGACAACATGATCGCGTTCATGACGGGGGTGCTCATGGGAACGGGGGCTCCCTGCTCGGGAAGGTTCGAGGCGGTGACCAAGTCCCCGCTCACCGGCGTCATGGTGACGGCGTCGTGCGGGGGGCCGTTCGGGATGGCGCTCAAGTCGAGCGGCTGGGACGGGCTCATCGTGAAGGGCATGTCCGCGAAACCGGTCTATCTCGTGATCGATTCCAAAGGCGCCCATTTCAAGGACGCCGCGAAGCTGTGGGGAACGGACACGCACGCGGCGCAGGAAGCCGTGAAGGCGGACGGAACGGGCAGCGTCGTGATAGGGCCGGCGGGGGAAAATCTTGTGCGCTACGCCAACGTCTGTTCGGGGCACCGCTTCCTGGGGCGCGGCGGCATAGGCGCGGTCATGGGCTCCAAGAATCTGAAGGCGGTCGTCGCGAAGGGCGGCGAGTTCAAGGTCGTGCCGAAAAACCCGGCGAAGTTCGAAAAGGCCAGGAAGAAGCTCAACAGGCAGATCAACGCGAACAAGGTAACCGCGGGCTCCTACCGTAGCTTTGGGACCAACGCGAACGTGAACCTGTGCAACGCGGCGGGACTCCTGCCCGTGCGGAATTTCACGCTGGGCGCGCACGGCGAGGCGCACAAGATTTCGGGCGAGACCATGGACGAGCGCTTCGCCTACAAGTACAACACCTGCAAGCCCTGTTCCATTCTCTGCGGGCACAAGGGCACGATTGGCGGGAAGGAGCGCCCGATACCGGAATACGAAACGATCGGCCTCATGGGATCGAACCTCGAAATATTCGATCCCGTGCAGATCGCCGAGTGGAACGACATTTGCAGTCTCATGGGAATGGACACGATATCGGCCGGTGGGACGATCGCGTGGGTCATGGAGGCCGCCGAGAAGGGCCTGTACACGTCGAGCCTCAAGTTCGGGAATCCCGCGGGCGTTGCCGAGGCGCTCAACGAAATCGCGCGCATGCGCGGCGCGGGAAAGGAGCTTGCAATGGGTTCGCGCTGGCTTTCGGAAAAATACGGGGGAAAGGAATTCGCCATCCACGTGAAGGGCATGGAGATGGCGGCGTACGATCCGCGCGGGGCGTTTGGTCACGGCCTTTCGTACGCGGTCGCCAACCGCGGCGCGTGCCACCTCTCGACCTCGCTGTTTACGATCGAGGCGTTTTTCGGCATGGCCAGCCCCAAGGCGGCGCGGGGGAAGGCGACCATGGTGAAATTTTTCGAGAACGCGTATTCGGCGATGAACTCGCTGCATATCTGCCACTTCACCGCCTTCGCGGTGTTCCTGGAGCCCCCGCTCATCAAGTACACGCCCGTCCCCGCGCTCAAGCTCATGACGCAGAACCTCACGCCCATCGCGCTGGCGGTCATGGATATCCGCGTGTGGCCGGCGCTCTGGTCCTCCATCACGGGAATCAGGAAGGGACAGCAGGGCTTCAAGAAGTGCGGGGAGCGGATACACGTTCTGGAGCGCTACATGAACACGCGCGAGGGAATATCGAAAAAGGACGACACCCTGCCCGGGCGTTTCCTGCACGAGGGAAGGAAGTGCGATCCCCGCGGCCGTACGGTGCCGCTGGAAAAGATGCTCAAGAGGTACTACAAGACGCGCGGCTACGACAAAAACGGCATTCCTACGGACCGTACGCTCAGGCGCCTGGGGATCGAGAAGAAACAGGAGGCGCTCATTAAATGA
- a CDS encoding iron-containing alcohol dehydrogenase produces MRRTRAGATTGGGADIYKFLGHTKFISGARAMEHIPYELAGFDAGRPLVIAEPGIAKKGLAKKFLSALADSNMTVGALFDDAPPYASVAVIGDLGALFRDRGCDSLVALGDGPAVDIAKGVNMLVTTGVDSIMEFEGENLLSKRLKPSVVVPACGATGLEAANRATIEGRTFVSDFLFPDLVCIDARMVKSASPEAIAGASLAAFAHCVEAAAFPHNNPMTDMYAHAAIQFLYEHMRRLPRSPGTKGCVALANAFAMAGVVFSNAPAGIVHLLATALADETGVPAGIAMGILLPCYLDYKTGVMKEDVREELLLAMAGIDEYCATPEKERALKSIALLKGLLRGMKESLPRTLADLRIPPYKLKAAAELAAARGDGRVDLKSCTAILDRACSAASTGQEGFPQ; encoded by the coding sequence ATGAGAAGGACAAGAGCCGGGGCAACGACCGGGGGGGGCGCAGATATTTACAAGTTCCTGGGACACACCAAGTTCATCTCGGGCGCGCGCGCGATGGAGCACATACCCTACGAGCTCGCGGGTTTCGACGCCGGAAGGCCGCTTGTGATCGCGGAGCCGGGCATCGCGAAGAAGGGGCTTGCGAAGAAGTTTCTCTCCGCGCTCGCCGATTCGAACATGACCGTGGGCGCGCTCTTCGACGATGCGCCCCCCTATGCGAGCGTCGCCGTTATCGGGGACCTCGGCGCGCTCTTCCGTGACCGGGGCTGCGATTCGCTTGTGGCGCTGGGGGACGGGCCCGCGGTCGATATCGCGAAGGGCGTGAACATGCTCGTCACCACGGGCGTCGATTCTATCATGGAATTTGAAGGGGAGAACCTGCTTTCGAAACGGCTGAAACCGTCGGTCGTTGTTCCCGCATGCGGCGCGACGGGCCTCGAGGCGGCCAACCGCGCAACGATCGAGGGGAGGACTTTCGTATCGGATTTCCTCTTTCCCGACCTGGTGTGCATCGATGCGCGGATGGTGAAATCGGCTTCCCCCGAAGCGATCGCCGGGGCGTCCCTGGCCGCATTCGCGCACTGTGTGGAGGCCGCCGCATTTCCGCACAACAATCCCATGACGGACATGTACGCGCACGCGGCCATCCAGTTCCTCTACGAGCACATGAGAAGGCTTCCGCGGTCCCCGGGAACGAAGGGATGCGTCGCCCTCGCAAACGCGTTCGCGATGGCGGGCGTGGTCTTTTCGAACGCCCCCGCGGGCATCGTGCACCTTCTCGCCACGGCGCTCGCGGACGAGACCGGCGTTCCCGCCGGGATCGCCATGGGAATACTGCTGCCCTGTTATCTTGATTATAAGACCGGCGTCATGAAGGAGGATGTTCGCGAGGAACTCCTGCTCGCGATGGCGGGTATCGACGAGTACTGCGCAACGCCCGAGAAGGAGCGCGCACTAAAGTCGATTGCGCTGCTCAAGGGACTACTTCGGGGGATGAAGGAAAGCCTTCCGCGAACCCTCGCGGATTTACGCATTCCCCCGTACAAGCTCAAGGCGGCGGCAGAGCTCGCCGCCGCGCGCGGCGACGGCCGCGTGGACCTGAAAAGCTGTACCGCGATACTCGATCGCGCCTGCAGCGCGGCGTCGACAGGACAGGAGGGGTTCCCGCAATGA
- a CDS encoding iron-containing alcohol dehydrogenase, whose product MHLPGYYEFCCRVKTISGHSALEKIPGALETLGAKKPMIITDKGVQGAGLIKVLNGAMKGSRVKVGAVYDSVPPDSDIKVVHTLAKLYRDKGCDALIAVGGGSVLDTAKGTNILVSLGGDDLMHYAGAGAVKRKLKPMIAVPTTSGTGSEMTLVAVIADYERNLKLPFVSYFLLPDIAILDPRMTKTLPPAITAFTAMDAMTHAIEAYTCLAKNPLSDSAALIAIQLISQNVLNVIKNPGDMEGRLALANASALGGIAFSNSMVGMVHAIGHATGGACHVPHGVCMSIYLPYGLEYNMHRNGHLTAELLYPLAGARVYQATPRRERAEKAVAIIRRLNQDLHDATNKRHARSLKEVFDRDGKQMVTKDKLPLIAEKATGDASQFYNPEDLDFKDFMFVLEAAYEGVPLDRRKVKKG is encoded by the coding sequence ATGCATTTACCCGGATATTATGAATTCTGCTGCCGCGTGAAAACGATTTCGGGGCACAGCGCCCTGGAGAAAATCCCCGGGGCGCTCGAGACGCTGGGGGCGAAAAAGCCCATGATCATCACCGACAAGGGGGTCCAGGGTGCCGGCCTCATCAAGGTGCTGAACGGCGCGATGAAGGGCTCCAGGGTTAAGGTGGGCGCGGTCTACGACAGCGTCCCGCCCGATTCCGACATCAAGGTGGTGCATACCCTCGCGAAGCTCTACCGCGACAAGGGCTGCGACGCCCTGATCGCGGTCGGGGGCGGCTCGGTGCTCGACACGGCCAAGGGAACGAACATCCTGGTTTCCCTGGGCGGGGACGACCTCATGCACTACGCGGGAGCCGGCGCCGTTAAGCGCAAGCTCAAGCCGATGATCGCGGTTCCCACGACGTCGGGCACCGGTTCCGAGATGACGCTCGTCGCCGTGATCGCGGACTACGAGCGCAACCTCAAGCTCCCCTTCGTATCGTACTTCCTGCTTCCCGATATCGCGATACTCGATCCGCGCATGACGAAGACGCTCCCGCCCGCGATCACGGCGTTCACCGCGATGGACGCGATGACGCACGCGATCGAGGCGTATACCTGCCTCGCGAAGAACCCGCTCTCGGACTCGGCGGCGCTCATCGCCATCCAGCTTATCAGCCAGAACGTGCTGAACGTGATCAAAAACCCCGGCGACATGGAGGGAAGGCTCGCGCTCGCGAACGCATCGGCGCTCGGGGGAATCGCGTTTTCGAACTCGATGGTGGGCATGGTGCACGCGATAGGCCACGCGACCGGCGGGGCCTGCCACGTGCCGCACGGCGTGTGCATGAGCATCTACCTTCCCTACGGGCTCGAGTACAACATGCACCGCAACGGTCACCTCACCGCTGAGTTACTCTACCCGCTCGCCGGGGCGCGCGTGTACCAGGCGACGCCGCGGCGCGAGCGCGCGGAAAAGGCCGTGGCGATAATCCGCCGGCTCAACCAGGACCTGCACGACGCGACGAACAAGCGTCACGCCCGCAGTCTCAAGGAGGTCTTCGACCGCGACGGGAAGCAGATGGTCACGAAGGATAAGCTTCCGCTCATCGCGGAGAAGGCCACGGGGGACGCCTCGCAGTTCTACAACCCGGAGGACCTGGACTTCAAGGACTTCATGTTTGTGCTCGAGGCGGCCTACGAGGGCGTGCCCCTGGACCGGCGCAAGGTGAAGAAGGGATAA
- a CDS encoding aldehyde ferredoxin oxidoreductase codes for MMEYMKKAYMGKILNVDLTNGSIDEEIIPDEVYRSVTSGIGLAAWLLYRRIPAGADPLGPDNILAFMSGMLTGTGTWFSGRWMVAGKSPLTGGWGDANCGGTFSPAIKRCGYDGILIRGISPGPVYLTVIDGKAELRDASHLWGADAIEAEKKITAELAVPGVRVAVIGPAAEKKSLITGISNDRGRYAARSGLGAVMGSKNLKAVAVAGKMKIEVHDPERVKDLNTRFLKWLKSGPNIISSGGLSFMGRFMRVSPIAMAQSGDLIKMAMGRFGTISANVLSSENGDSPVMNWRGAGFRDFPIATHANMLNPQRIIDHQVKKYHCYNCPLGCGSILRVDEAGLPETHKPEYETCCAFGALQLNSDMNAIYRLNEFCNRVGFDTISAGGTIAFAMECYEHGILTKADTEGLDLTWGNAGAALALLEKMARREGIGDVLADGARKAAERIGRGSERFAIHSGGQELPMHDTRFDPGFAVSYSLEPTPGRHTNHGYQWIEMFALHRIFKKLPKTPTLFTVKSKYRNTKDKDVLLAAGSSYMQFINGAGICLFGVQMGGKLDIPAYANAATGWSFSPEEYLSIGERIQNIRQAFNVKHGIVPRRDFALPARAAGNPPLDAGPMKGITLDVGTLQDGFLREMGWDRETGAPSGRKLRELGLHEIADEIGSR; via the coding sequence ATGATGGAATATATGAAAAAGGCATACATGGGAAAAATACTGAACGTTGATCTAACTAATGGTTCAATCGACGAAGAAATTATTCCGGACGAGGTGTACCGTAGCGTAACCTCCGGGATCGGTCTCGCAGCGTGGTTACTCTACCGGCGCATTCCCGCGGGGGCGGACCCTCTGGGACCGGACAATATACTGGCGTTCATGTCGGGTATGCTCACCGGGACGGGCACATGGTTCAGCGGCCGATGGATGGTCGCGGGAAAATCCCCGCTCACGGGAGGATGGGGCGACGCCAACTGCGGCGGCACCTTCTCCCCCGCGATCAAGCGCTGCGGTTATGACGGGATTCTTATACGCGGCATCTCGCCCGGTCCGGTCTATCTGACCGTCATTGACGGTAAGGCGGAGCTCAGGGACGCGTCCCACCTTTGGGGAGCTGACGCCATCGAAGCTGAAAAGAAAATTACGGCGGAATTGGCCGTTCCGGGTGTTCGCGTCGCCGTTATCGGCCCGGCGGCCGAAAAGAAATCGCTCATCACCGGCATATCGAACGATCGTGGGCGATATGCTGCCCGTTCCGGTCTCGGGGCGGTCATGGGATCGAAGAACCTCAAGGCGGTCGCCGTGGCCGGGAAAATGAAGATCGAAGTACATGACCCTGAGCGCGTAAAGGACCTGAACACCAGGTTTTTGAAATGGCTCAAGAGCGGCCCCAATATCATTTCATCCGGAGGGCTGAGTTTCATGGGGAGATTCATGCGGGTGTCGCCGATCGCCATGGCGCAGAGCGGCGATCTCATTAAGATGGCCATGGGGCGCTTTGGTACCATCTCCGCCAACGTACTCTCCTCCGAAAACGGAGACTCGCCGGTCATGAACTGGAGAGGGGCCGGGTTTCGGGACTTCCCCATTGCCACTCACGCAAATATGCTTAATCCGCAGCGAATCATCGACCACCAGGTGAAGAAATACCATTGCTACAATTGCCCGCTGGGGTGCGGCAGCATCCTGCGCGTGGATGAAGCAGGACTTCCCGAGACCCACAAGCCCGAATACGAAACCTGCTGCGCTTTCGGCGCGCTCCAGCTGAACAGCGACATGAACGCCATTTATCGGCTGAACGAATTTTGCAATCGGGTGGGCTTCGATACTATCTCCGCCGGCGGCACGATAGCCTTTGCGATGGAATGCTACGAGCACGGCATTCTCACGAAGGCGGATACGGAGGGGTTAGATCTCACGTGGGGCAACGCCGGGGCGGCGCTCGCCCTTCTCGAGAAGATGGCGCGGCGTGAAGGGATCGGCGACGTGCTGGCGGACGGGGCACGGAAGGCGGCGGAGCGCATCGGCAGGGGAAGCGAACGTTTCGCGATTCATTCGGGCGGACAGGAACTGCCCATGCACGATACCCGGTTTGACCCGGGTTTCGCGGTGTCCTATTCGCTGGAACCCACGCCGGGCAGGCATACGAATCACGGCTATCAATGGATAGAAATGTTCGCGCTTCACCGCATATTTAAAAAGCTCCCGAAGACGCCCACGCTCTTCACAGTGAAAAGCAAGTACAGAAATACAAAAGACAAGGACGTGCTTCTGGCCGCGGGAAGCAGCTATATGCAGTTCATCAACGGTGCAGGCATATGTCTCTTCGGCGTACAGATGGGGGGAAAACTGGACATCCCCGCGTACGCGAACGCCGCGACCGGGTGGTCGTTTTCTCCCGAGGAGTACCTCTCGATCGGGGAACGCATCCAGAACATACGTCAGGCGTTCAACGTAAAGCACGGGATCGTTCCGCGTCGGGATTTCGCCCTGCCCGCCCGAGCCGCCGGGAATCCGCCACTGGACGCGGGTCCCATGAAGGGAATCACGCTCGACGTCGGGACGCTCCAGGACGGATTTCTCCGTGAAATGGGCTGGGATAGGGAAACCGGCGCTCCCAGCGGGAGGAAACTCCGCGAGCTGGGGCTTCATGAGATCGCCGACGAGATCGGTTCGCGATGA
- a CDS encoding glycyl-radical enzyme activating protein produces the protein MRTPLIIDIKGNSLDDGPGIRSVVFFKGCPLSCAWCHNPESKRPFGEISFDRQKCIACDSCIEKCPSGALSRDNPFFVDRNRCTRCFACVGECPAVALSRIGSEMSREEIIEKVLKDKPFLDSSGGGVTFSGGEPTLHMDFLSGLAMALKNSGVHTLIETCGYFNFDEFREAVLPHINMIYMDIKLFNPKQHKRYCGVDNAVILENFIRLHELSIQGGFEIVPRTPLIPGITDTEENLAAIARFLKSYQVKEIRLLPNNPTWHEKCFSLGISDRFMEDSPLREWLPPAVVEACKCIFKCLNNSYETRS, from the coding sequence ATGAGAACTCCGCTGATCATCGACATCAAGGGAAATTCACTGGACGACGGACCGGGTATCCGGTCTGTTGTCTTCTTCAAGGGGTGCCCCCTCTCCTGTGCGTGGTGTCACAATCCGGAGAGCAAACGTCCCTTTGGCGAGATATCTTTTGATCGGCAGAAATGCATCGCCTGCGATAGCTGCATCGAGAAGTGCCCATCCGGCGCTCTTTCCCGGGATAACCCCTTTTTTGTCGACAGGAACAGATGTACGCGCTGCTTCGCCTGTGTTGGGGAGTGCCCGGCCGTCGCACTCAGCCGGATTGGAAGCGAAATGTCGCGGGAGGAGATAATCGAAAAAGTGCTCAAAGACAAGCCGTTTTTAGATTCATCGGGAGGAGGAGTTACGTTCTCAGGGGGGGAGCCCACGTTGCACATGGATTTTCTCTCGGGGCTTGCCATGGCATTGAAAAATTCCGGCGTTCATACGCTTATAGAAACATGCGGTTATTTTAATTTCGATGAGTTCAGGGAAGCCGTTCTCCCTCATATTAACATGATATACATGGACATCAAGCTCTTTAACCCGAAGCAGCATAAGCGCTACTGCGGCGTCGACAACGCGGTCATCCTGGAAAATTTCATTAGGCTCCATGAGCTTTCCATCCAGGGCGGCTTCGAGATAGTACCACGAACGCCCCTCATTCCCGGCATTACGGATACGGAGGAGAACCTCGCTGCAATCGCTCGTTTCCTCAAGTCCTATCAGGTAAAGGAAATCCGGCTACTGCCTAATAATCCCACCTGGCATGAGAAATGTTTTTCCCTCGGGATTTCCGATAGATTTATGGAAGATAGTCCCTTGCGAGAATGGTTGCCGCCCGCAGTCGTGGAAGCATGTAAATGCATATTTAAGTGTTTGAACAACTCATATGAGACAAGGAGTTAA